The Mytilus galloprovincialis chromosome 2, xbMytGall1.hap1.1, whole genome shotgun sequence genome has a window encoding:
- the LOC143063551 gene encoding uncharacterized protein LOC143063551 gives MRVFLLLGLMTGVLCTPPPTNEEAALMKFLSSEDFTRITDSGSKHSAQLSTKRTSFKHKYVVCGSGSIVSYHSANSIDIQATAASSNAAHQKAAVIVSRMIAHMPSTYCHTLAARAQVGVFTKAESMAVYPDYAYMADRPECRGICSGGCASTCTFDGRKWSLTAGSGGRLASILDDNLLCDSRDPYHHGFNVLIHEFGHTIHGYALDGSMKTRITNAYNAARSRGTWSASSYAMSNEKEYFGQGTSAWFNADHRNPHGNIMSSCNNHQCSNEMAERRHIYDKDRELYNILAWVYDSNQVSQPGNLATCV, from the exons gTGTGCTTTGCACTCCTCCACCAACTAACGAAGAAGCTGCATTGATGAAGTTCCTGTC GTCGGAGGACTTCACTAGAATAACAGATTCAGGTTCAAAACATTCTGCTCAATTATCAACAAAAAGAACATCCTTCAAACATAAATATGTCGTCTGTGGCAGTGGATCAATTGTATCTTACCATTCTGCAAATAGTATAGACATTCAAGCAACAGCAGCTAGTTCTAATGCAGCACACCAAAAG GCTGCAGTAATTGTCAGCAGAATGATAGCACATATGCCTTCAACATATTGTCACACTCTTGCAGCAAGAGCACAAGTCGGTGTGTTCACAAAAGCCGAATCAATGGCAGTTTATCCTGATTACGCTTATATGGCAGATAGACCAGAATGTAGAG GAATCTGTAGTGGTGGCTGTGCATCAACATGTACGTTTGATGGTAGGAAGTGGTCACTTACAGCTGGTTCCGGTGGTCGTTTGGCTTCCATTCTAGATGACAATCTGTTGTGTGACAGCCGAGATCCCTATCATCATGGCTTCAATGTTCTGATACATGAATTCGGTCATACAATTCACGGTTACGCACTTGATGGATCAATGAAAACACGG ATTACTAATGCATATAACGCCGCCAGAAGTCGTGGTACTTGGAGTGCATCATCGTATGCAATGTCCAACGAAAAAGAATATTTTGGGCAAGGTACATCAGCTTGGTTCAACGCAGATCATAGAAACCCACATGGAAATATAATGTCATC TTGTAATAACCATCAGTGTTCAAACGAGATGGCAGAGAGACGTCATATTTATGATAAAGACAGGGAACTGTACAACATTCTAGCTTGGGTTTACGACAGTAACCAGGTTAGCCAACCTGGGAACCTTGCAACATGCGTTTAA